CGCCCGGGTTATTGCCCAACACCGGGGGAAGTATCGCGTTTTAAGCGAAAGCGGGGAATCCTGGGCTGAAGTTGCTGGTAAAATAGTGTTTGCGGCGGCGTCGCCACTTGATTATCCGGTGGTCGGCGACCTAGTTAAGATTATTGGTCTGGAGCATGGGAACGCCCTCATTGAAGAAATTCTCCCCAGAAAAAGCCTCTTAAAAAGAAAAGCGGCCGGGAAAAAAGATGAGGTTCAGCCTATCGCCGCTAATGTCGACAGCGTTTTTTTCGTTCAAGCGGTCGACCGTGATTTTAACCTGAACAGATTCGAGCGCTACCTGACGATCGTTCAGTCGGAAAAGATCAGCCCGGTTTTGGTTTTAAATAAGATTGATCTTGTTACGTCTGAAGAGCTTGAAAAAATAATTTTCCAAGTCAAAGACCGGTTTAAAGGGGTCCCTCTTATTACTACGAGCGTATTGACGGGGAGTGAGTTCGACCGTTTAGCGCAAGCGATTAAACCCGGTCAAATATGTTGTTTCCTCGGCTCTTCGGGGGTCGGCAAGTCGTCGCTGACCAATAAATTATTGGGGGAAGAGTTGATAACGACCAAGGAGATCAGCGCTCAAACCAAGAAAGGAAAGCATACGACTACTCATCGTGAACTTTTCGTCCTTAAGAACGGGGGGATGATCATCGATAATCCGGGGATGAGGGAGATCGGGCTGGCGGACGCCGAAGAGGGGCTGAAAAAC
This window of the Candidatus Margulisiibacteriota bacterium genome carries:
- the rsgA gene encoding ribosome small subunit-dependent GTPase A, which translates into the protein MNKSDTARVIAQHRGKYRVLSESGESWAEVAGKIVFAAASPLDYPVVGDLVKIIGLEHGNALIEEILPRKSLLKRKAAGKKDEVQPIAANVDSVFFVQAVDRDFNLNRFERYLTIVQSEKISPVLVLNKIDLVTSEELEKIIFQVKDRFKGVPLITTSVLTGSEFDRLAQAIKPGQICCFLGSSGVGKSSLTNKLLGEELITTKEISAQTKKGKHTTTHRELFVLKNGGMIIDNPGMREIGLADAEEGLKNVFAEIEEIGQSCKFIDCTHQHEPGCAVLAALKSGSLSEEKYRNYLKLKNENDYYAMTNLEKRQRDKDFGKMVKSALKEVKKRKPR